The Daucus carota subsp. sativus chromosome 2, DH1 v3.0, whole genome shotgun sequence genome includes a window with the following:
- the LOC108205592 gene encoding nudix hydrolase 25-like, with protein sequence MENLPSGYRPNVGVCLINSDNQVFVASRLNVPGAWQMPQGGIEDGEEPVSAAIRELREETGIVSAEVIAEVPNWLTYDFPPAVKAKVNRLWGGGEWHGQAQKWFLMRFTKDESEINLANGEVDPEFAEWKWANPEDVIEQAVDYKRPTYEEVMRTFRSYLSVNGTPAKCRSTKW encoded by the exons ATGGAGAATCTGCCTTCTGGCTACCGTCCCAACGTTGGTGTCTGTCTCATCAACTCTGATAATCAG GTCTTCGTTGCTTCTAGATTGAATGTTCCAGGAGCATGGCAGATGCCtcag GGAGGAATTGAAGATGGTGAGGAGCCAGTATCTGCTGCAATTAGGGAATTGCGTGAAGAAACTGGGATAGTATCAGCTGAAGTTATTGCGGAG GTGCCAAATTGGCTTACATATGATTTTCCACCCGCCGTTAAAGCCAAAGTAAATCGTCTATGGGGAGGAGGTGAATGGCATGGACAGGCACAGAAGTG GTTCCTTATGAGATTTACAAAAGATGAGAGCGAGATCAACTTGGCCAATGGTGAGGTAGATCCGGAATTTGCAGAGTGGAAATGGGCAAACCCCGAAGACGTGATTGAACAG GCAGTGGATTACAAGAGGCCAACCTATGAGGAAGTTATGAGAACTTTCAGGTCTTACTTGAGTGTAAACGGAACACCAGCTAAATGCCGATCAACAAAATGGTAA
- the LOC108205591 gene encoding uncharacterized protein LOC108205591 gives MEPKPPPEENRSPVPENQENEQKEHALVDHQSKGSPHCEGEDIKKAKSLEFFKAKVFEFARDSRMSPERILLIERRLPELVIDLHVPDHPPYATMIHKAITELDETGGSTEEAISLCIKKEQNDLPWAHASLLKHHLKKLCEMGDVVVTGEKCYMLNNACETYIPDQIKAFDPSQIVAVDPYQIGASPIPSYGPYSSPSSSTSGSYSDYAPYVNKRKQKRTGRKYGKKRRSGRKMQESEEEFDINEEEHPEDTEEEEDSEEYEDEFEEFKNTEEEAEVTKVENRLIKYKRKHTHRTEGAKKNKTEDKSEFKDEWLGAVSVDNPVIGMNNRGTKLVRGRGRPPKYSKPKTYIGPREAQVELIETHNQVAEVPKLLKQKRGRGRPSKIKGFETQTRPKETQELSWETHNQLRGVLNRAEESMERGSPPKKLGTNTDFGPKEVHKEVTKAFNQATEDLKMPGEKRGRGRPPKNLGSKTYVRQKEAQGEVIDSYNQMDCMEKPQQKRGPGRPPKNSGGELVVIEEQKRGPCRPPKNSGGELVVIEEQKRGPGRPPKNSGGELVVIEEQNLTNEDGMKLKQGRRRFRRKHEREEVNKYLDQLELTVIQEMFEKMKISCDDGENVYGPASPCFSSKACEPVVDDKMRKEKEQNIQSSVGWAELFDKHGWEKLREKSQELDDIEKLSGTPIQLPREGKEDEAYPCRLASRSETDEFTTMNEMAPAQFAHEEQQPGCIGQGGPPGYRNMTTKAPPTVSNYQHEDVQQQHIHTGKEPLLEIEEETSTFMELLHSGYRYQYKDKQLDQSKNEGGRTSSEPTHCTGEDDKNSECNK, from the exons ATGGAACCTAAACCCCCGCCGGAGGAAAACCGGTCACCGGTGccggaaaatcaagaaaatgaaCAGAAAGAGCATGCATTGGTAGATCATCAGAGTAAAGGAAGCCCCCATTGCGAAGGCGAAGATATAAAGAAGGCCAAATCGTTGGAATTTTTTAAAGCAAAAGTGTTTGAATTTGCTCGAGATTCAAGAATGTCACCAGAGCGTATCTTACTTATTGAACGCCGCTTGCCGGAATTAGTTATTGACCTGCATGTTCCCGATCATCCTCCTTACGCAACG ATGATTCACAAGGCAATTACAGAACTTGATGAAACAGGAGGTTCCACCGAGGAAGCCATATCACTTTGTATAAAAAAAGAGCAGAATGATTTGCCATGGGCTCATGCTTCTTTGCTAAAGCACCATCTCAAAAAACTTTGTGAAATGGGTGATGTTGTTGTGACTGGTGAGAAATGCTATATGCTTAATAATGCTTGCGAAACCTATATTCCTGATCAGATTAAAGCCTTCGATCCTAGTCAGATTGTAGCCGTTGATCCTTATCAGATTGGTGCATCCCCTATTCCTAGCTATGGTCCTTATTCTAGTCCTAGCAGTAGTACTTCTGGTAGCTATTCTGACTACGCCCCATATGTTAATAAAAGGAAGCAGAAGAGGACAGGACGTAAGTATGGAAAGAAACGTCGCAGTGGTAGAAAGATGCAGGAGTCTGAAGAAGAATTTGATATCAATGAAGAAGAACATCCTGAAGATACGGAAGAGGAAGAAGACTCTGAAGAGTATGAAGATGAATTTGAAGAATTTAAGAACACAGAAGAGGAAGCGGAAGTGACTAAAGTAGAAAAtcgattaataaaatataaaaggaAGCATACACATAGGACTGAAGGTGCCAAAAAGAACAAGACTGAAGATAAATCTGAATTTAAAGATGAGTGGTTAGGAGCCGTTTCGGTCGACAATCCAGTGATCGGAATGAATAACAGGGGGACAAAACTGGTAAGGGGACGCGGCCGGCCACCTAAGTATTCTAAACCGAAGACATATATTGGTCCTAGAGAAGCACAAGTGGAACTAATTGAAACACACAATCAAGTAGCAGAAGTTCCCAAGTTGCTTAAACAAAAGAGGGGGCGTGGCCGGCCATCTAAGATTAAAGGATTTGAGACACAGACTAGACCCAAAGAAACACAAGAGCTATCATGGGAAACACATAATCAACTGAGGGGAGTTTTGAATAGGGCAGAAGAGAGCATGGAAAGAGGCAGCCCACCTAAGAAACTTGGGACTAATACAGATTTTGGACCCAAGGAAGTACACAAAGAGGTGACGAAAGCATTTAATCAAGCAACAGAAGATTTGAAGATGCCAGGAGAGAAGAGGGGACGTGGTAGGCCTCCtaaaaatctgggaagtaagacaTATGTCAGACAGAAAGAAGCACAAGGGGAAGTGATTGACTCATATAATCAAATGGATTGCATGGAGAAGCCGCAACAGAAGAGAGGGCCTGGTAGGCCACCTAAGAATTCTGGAGGAGAATTGGTGGTGATTGAGGAACAGAAGAGAGGGCCTTGTAGGCCACCTAAGAATTCTGGAGGAGAATTGGTGGTGATTGAGGAACAGAAGAGAGGGCCTGGTAGGCCACCTAAGAATTCTGGAGGAGAATTGGTGGTGATTGAGGAACAAAATCTGACAAACGAAGATGGGATGAAGTTGAAACAGGGGAGAAGACGGTTTAGACGCAAACATGAAAGAGAAGAAGTAAATAAATATCTAGACCAACTTGAGTTGACTGTGATACAAGAAATGTTTGAGAAGATGAAAATCTCATGTGATGACGGTGAGAATGTTTATGGTCCAGCTTCTCCATGTTTCTCTTCCAAGGCTTGTGAACCAGTGGTTGATGATAAGATGAGGAAAGAAAAGGAGCAGAACATTCAGAGTTCTGTGGGATGGGCAGAGTTATTCGATAAGCATGGCTGGGAAAAACTACGTGAGAAGTCCCAAGAACTAGACGATATAGAAAAATTGTCAGGGACGCCAATTCAGCTGCCACGAGAAGGTAAAGAGGATGAGGCATATCCTTGTCGGTTAGCTTCTAGATCTGAAACTGATGAATTTACAACAATGAATGAAATGGCACCTGCACAGTTTGCACATGAAGAGCAGCAACCAGGGTGCATTGGTCAGGGCGGGCCACCTGGATATAGAAACATGACAACTAAAGCACCACCTACTGTGTCAAATTATCAGCACGAAGATGTACAACAACAACATATACATACAGGAAAAGAGCCATTACTTGAAATTGAAGAAGAGACATCAACATTTATGGAATTATTACATTCTGGATATCGTTATCAATATAAAGATAAACAGTTGGATCAATCAAAGAATGAAGGCGGGAGGACGTCCAGTGAGCCAACACATTGCACCGGAGAAGATGATAAAAATTCAGAGTGCAATAAGTGA